In a genomic window of Gloeocapsopsis dulcis:
- a CDS encoding MerR family transcriptional regulator, producing MDTDIRQVAARTGLSVHTLRYYERNGLLEPVNRGSNGHRRYSAADIARIEFLTRLRATGMPIRQMQQFATLLREKPEAIGDRRAILEAHELEVQKRIAELQQNLKVIQWKIQHYQELEAQQSDRAAIVQNEQTRRNL from the coding sequence ATGGACACAGACATTCGACAAGTTGCAGCGCGAACGGGTTTGAGTGTGCATACACTGCGCTATTACGAGCGCAATGGGCTACTTGAGCCAGTTAATAGGGGAAGCAATGGGCATCGCCGTTACTCAGCAGCAGATATTGCTCGGATTGAATTTTTGACTCGATTACGGGCTACAGGAATGCCAATTCGTCAAATGCAGCAGTTCGCTACCTTGTTACGGGAAAAACCAGAAGCAATCGGCGATCGCCGCGCAATTCTAGAAGCGCATGAACTTGAGGTTCAAAAGCGTATCGCAGAACTTCAGCAGAACTTGAAGGTGATTCAGTGGAAAATTCAACACTATCAGGAGTTGGAAGCACAACAAAGCGATCGCGCCGCTATTGTCCAAAATGAGCAAACAAGGAGAAACCTGTGA
- a CDS encoding MFS transporter translates to MADPRVHVEEANRKQRLKQHHRLFLWLSLAAGLIFLQGYMIAPLIPRLAQIFQVPEQEIGFIVPAYMLAYALAALFYGILSDRFGRWPVMRASVCIFIICTALTATAQSASQMVLWRLLTGLGASGVIPLTFALIGDLFPFRERGQMLGMVFAYMEGGMAFGSAGGAILEPFIGWQVLFIGTSVAAAIVLWRLHRYAALFDTPQAAEPLRSIRQVFAGYRSVLSTWRGKRTYIYVFLNAIFHSGVYTWLGLYLSQRYNLGEARIGLAIFGYGIPGLIFSPMIGRAVDRWGRKWLIPPGLGIAAIAGFMMIFQIPLTLTTTAILILSLGYDLTQPLFAGIVTDLGSVRSLGQTMGFKVFTLFTGFGIGSLIFGEALRWGFGPTLAIFSTMQLLAAVAAIPLFRSETPKKEAEIKAVEAWDEQEE, encoded by the coding sequence ATGGCTGACCCTAGGGTTCATGTAGAAGAAGCAAACCGGAAACAAAGGCTAAAGCAACATCATCGCTTGTTTTTATGGCTTTCTCTCGCCGCAGGCTTGATTTTTTTACAGGGATATATGATTGCACCACTTATCCCTCGTCTAGCACAAATTTTTCAAGTTCCAGAGCAAGAAATTGGCTTTATTGTCCCAGCATATATGCTTGCTTATGCACTGGCAGCCCTCTTTTACGGAATCCTTTCGGATCGTTTCGGTCGCTGGCCTGTGATGCGTGCTTCGGTCTGCATCTTCATTATCTGTACAGCACTTACTGCAACAGCCCAATCTGCCTCACAGATGGTTCTCTGGCGTCTTTTAACTGGGCTAGGTGCTAGTGGGGTCATACCACTGACGTTTGCTTTGATTGGAGATTTATTTCCCTTTCGCGAACGAGGACAGATGCTGGGTATGGTATTTGCTTATATGGAGGGTGGCATGGCTTTCGGCTCTGCGGGTGGAGCGATTCTTGAACCCTTTATAGGCTGGCAGGTACTATTTATTGGTACATCTGTTGCAGCAGCTATCGTTCTGTGGCGCTTGCATCGTTATGCAGCACTGTTCGATACTCCACAGGCTGCTGAGCCACTACGCTCGATTCGTCAGGTTTTTGCAGGCTACCGCAGTGTTCTGTCAACTTGGCGCGGAAAGCGGACTTACATCTATGTCTTTTTAAACGCAATCTTTCACTCAGGGGTTTATACCTGGCTAGGACTTTACTTGTCGCAGCGCTACAACTTGGGAGAGGCTAGAATCGGGCTAGCAATTTTTGGATACGGCATTCCAGGTTTAATTTTTAGTCCGATGATTGGCAGAGCGGTGGATCGTTGGGGACGCAAATGGCTTATCCCACCAGGACTTGGCATAGCTGCTATAGCAGGGTTTATGATGATCTTCCAGATTCCCTTGACCTTGACTACTACTGCTATTCTGATTTTGTCTCTTGGCTATGACCTCACTCAACCTTTGTTTGCAGGAATTGTGACAGATCTAGGTTCCGTAAGAAGTCTAGGGCAAACGATGGGGTTCAAAGTGTTTACGCTATTCACTGGATTTGGAATTGGTAGCCTCATATTTGGTGAGGCGCTTCGTTGGGGCTTTGGTCCGACGCTGGCTATATTTAGTACAATGCAATTGCTGGCAGCGGTTGCCGCAATTCCTTTATTCCGCTCCGAGACTCCTAAGAAAGAGGCAGAAATTAAAGCAGTAGAAGCTTGGGATGAACAAGAGGAATAG